From the Thermodesulfobacteriota bacterium genome, the window GAAGGGGCTGCTGGAGCGCCGGGACGGCTTCCTCGCCCTGACCGACGACGGGCGAAACGCGGCCCGCGAAGCGATCGCCGGGTGACCCCCGGCGGCATTCCGCGCCCGTTTTTTCCTCCCGAAATAATTTCTTGACGCGGTTTCGGCGCGTTGGTATATATGAGCAACCGTTTCAACGAGGAGGGCGCGGGGTGGAACCGGCGGCGGACAGGGAAGGCGGGGGCGGGATCGGGAAGGTGGTGTTCATCGACCCGGCCAGCGTGCGCGCCGCGAAGCGCGTCCTGCCGGGCGATCGGATGGTCCGGGCGCTCGCGGAAACGTTCTCGGCGCTGAGCGACCCCACGCGCGTGCGCATCGTCATCGCGCTGACCGAGCAGGAGCTGTGCGTGTTCGACCTGGCGCGCCTCCTGGGGCTCAGCGGCTCCGCCGTGTCCCACCAGCTCCGGCTGCTCCGCGGGCAGCGGCTCGTGAAGTACCGCAAGGAGGGGAAGGTCGCGTTCTACTCCCTGGACGACGAGCACATCCGGCACCTGATGGCGGAATGCGTGAAGCACGTCTCGATGGAGTGATTTTTTTTGGGCTATCGCTGAAACAACTGCTCACATATGAACTTATAACGTCATGGAGGAACCGGACATGCCTGATCGCGGAATGAAGCTTCTCGCCGTATTCCTGCTGCTCTTGGTCTTGCCGTTCCAGGCCGCGCGCGCCGCGGAGGCGCCTGCCCCGTCCGACAACGCCGCGCAGGGGTCGCTGCTGCCGGCCTGGATGGAAAGGGTCCACCTGTCCGGGACGTTCGAGGGGGACTTCGCGTGGGCGAAGAAAGGCGATCCGGCCGACCGGACCATCGGCCCCGCCTCCGACCTGTTCATCGGCACGATCGAGCTGGGCGTCGGTGTCGACGTGACGGACTGGCTGACGGGCAACGTCGTGCTCCTGGCGGAAGACCTGGGCACGGAGGACGAGACGGACCTGACGGTCGACGAGGCCACGCTGACCTTCCGCAAGGAGGATTTCCCGTTCTCGCTGGTCGTCGGGAAGAGGGTCCAGCCGTTCGGGGTGTTCGAGAACCACCTCGTCTCCGACCCCATGACGCAGGACGCGTACGAGACCAACCGTGTGGGAGCGACGGCCGTGTATTCGGGGCCCATGGACCTCGATCTCTCCGCGACCGCTTACAAGGGGGAGGAGATGATGACGCACCTCTTCGAATCGTGGCTCTTCGACTCCGAAGCGGTCGTACGTGCGGACCACCGGCCGGCGGACGAGGTGAACTCGTACATCCTCTCGGCGTCCTTCAAGCCGCTGGGCGGGCCGCTGACGCTCTTCGGCTCGTTCCTTTCCGAGCCCGGCGCCGGGAACCGGAACGATACGGCTTCCGCGGGGTTCCACTTCGAGGCCGACGGGAAGAGAGGATTCCGGGTCGACACCGAATACATGAAAGCAGTGAATCGGGAAATCTACGCCGGCTTCGACCGGGAGTTCCGGGAGGGCGTCTTCGCCGTGACCGTGGCCTACGAGTTCGTCATGAGGGAACGGGAAGTCATCGGCGGGTCGCTCTTCGAGGAGAGGAAGGCGCACCTCGTTGCGGAGCCGATGGAGATCGCCCTGAGGTACGAGCATTTCGACGACGACGGCCTTGCGGCCGCCTCGCAGACCTTTTCCGTGAAGGACCGCTACAGCGCGGGCGCCCGCTACTCCTTCTACGAGGATCCTTCCGGCGGCCTGGCGGCCTACATCGCCGGCGAATACCGGCATACGGAATACCGGGTCCATCCGGCGCAGGCAGGGACCCGGATCGGCTCCAACGACGAGATCTTCGCCCGGCTCGGGCTGACTTTCTGACAACGACAACATCTTCTGGAAAGCGCGGAGGCAGGCACATGTTTCCTCTCGGACTGCTGGCGATCGGCGAAAGGGCCGTGATCGCCAAGAACGAATTCTGCCGCGGGGCGGAAGAAGCGCCCCGGAGCGGGCACGGAAAAGGGCATGTGCACGGATACGGGCACGGGCATACATGCCGCGGCTGCGGCATGCACGGCAATGGCGGAGGCGGCTCGCCCGCGCGGATCGAGGACCTCGGCATCCGTCCGGGGAAGACCGTCGAGATGCTGAACAACGAGGGGGGGCGGGCCCTCCTCGTCAAGGTGG encodes:
- a CDS encoding metalloregulator ArsR/SmtB family transcription factor — translated: MEPAADREGGGGIGKVVFIDPASVRAAKRVLPGDRMVRALAETFSALSDPTRVRIVIALTEQELCVFDLARLLGLSGSAVSHQLRLLRGQRLVKYRKEGKVAFYSLDDEHIRHLMAECVKHVSME
- a CDS encoding FeoA family protein; translated protein: MFPLGLLAIGERAVIAKNEFCRGAEEAPRSGHGKGHVHGYGHGHTCRGCGMHGNGGGGSPARIEDLGIRPGKTVEMLNNEGGRALLVKVDEARIALGRSMAMKIMVRRKQDESGDA